In the genome of Nonomuraea sp. NBC_00507, the window GAAAATGAAAGCACTTCTGGCTGAAGTCGACGGAAAATTTATTCGGGAGACGGAGAACGATGGCAACGGTCGCGCCGCCCGTCTGGACGAGCGGAATCTGGCGCGTTGCGGCTGGTGGTGGGCAAGAATACCAATCAGGGGCCCGGTCCGCGACGACCTCATCACGCTCACAGGCGGTCTGGGATCCGCGACCTGAGGGTAGTACGAGATCGTTGTCGGCCTCGCCGCCTACACCCAGGACGCCCCCATCAGCGGCATCCTCGTCGCGGGTAACACGGCCCCCTCCTTCACCTACAACAATCGGCAGTGGATGACCTTCCGCCAGCCGCCGTAGACGAGTTGACCGATCCGTGGATCGGCCGCTGCTGGTCGGCTGGTCCTACGGCGCGCCGCCCAGATGGGCCGGCCAGAGGAATTGGTCGGAGACGCGCTGGGGATGCAGCCGGTCTCCATCGGGTTGCGTGAAGATGAACCCGCTGACTTCCACGCCTCGCCCTAGGCAAGCCTGTGGAGTATGCCCCCGCACGGTAGGCGTCACACCCACGGCAGGGTCACCTCGACCCTGAACCCGCCCTCTGGCAACGGTTCCCCGCGCGCTGTGCCGCCGAGTGCCTCGGCGCGCTCGTGGATGCCGATCAGACCGTGCCCGCCGGCGCCGGCCCGCCCGCGCTCCGTGCCCCCCACGCCGTCGTCGGTGACCTGGATGTGCAGCCCGTCCGCCGTATAGCGCAGCAACACCTCGGCATCGGCGTCCTTCCCGGCGTGCTTGAGCGTGTTGGTCAACGCCTCTTGCACGATCCGGTACGCGGCCAGGCCCATGTCAGGCGGCACCTGACGAGCTGGACCCTCGACGCGTAATCGTACGTCGATGGGCAGCCACTCGGTCATCTCCCGGATCGCCTCGATCCCCGGTTGCGGCAGCGTCGGGCCCTCCCGCAGCACGCCGAGCAGCAGCCGCAACTCCGCCAGAGCGGTACGGCCCACGTGCCCGATCGCCTCGACGGCAGCGCTCATCCCGGCCTTGTCGTCGTTCAGCAGCGCGACGCCCGCGCTCGACGACTGGATCACCATGGCGCTCACGTTGTGCGCCACGATGTCGTGGAGTTCGCGGGCGATGCGGATGCGTTCCTCGGCCAGCGCGGCCTGGGCCTTGCTCTCTTCGGCGCGGGCCGCGGCGCGCGCCACCGCCTCGGCCTCCGATCGCCGCAGCCTGCCCAGCCCCCATGCCGCCGCGCAGGTCACGAACGACACCGCGAACAGGTCGTCCGGAGGCTCCGGGAACACCGGCCCTGCCCACATCCGCGCCACCGTCACGACCGTCGGCAGCAGCGTGCCCGCAAGGAAGACAACCGGCCACCGCGAGGACGTCCACCGGCCTGCGGTGTAGAGCACGAGCATGAGCGCGGTCGGCGTGCTCAACTCCGACCACGAGGCGTTCCACTCCGCCCAGATGTCCCACCGGCCACCGACGAACCACAGCGTCCACACCAGCGCCAGCACCTGCACCGGGTACCTGCGCCGCAGGGCGAGGCTCGCATAGGCCAACAGGTCGCCCCAGAACGTCACGGGCAGGCTGCCAGGACTGGCGATGGAGTGATCGCTGTAGGGCACCTCCACCAGGAGGAACGTACAGGCTGCCACAGCCAGCAGCGCATCGGCGAGCTGAGGATGCTCGCTCCACCAGTCCAGGGCCCGCCGAATCATGATCAAACGCTACGGGTCGGTACGTCACGCGCGCCAGCGTCTTACGCCCATTGCATGTCAGCCGACCGGCTTGTCCCGATCGCTCACGTGGTAGGTGCCCTGTGACTCGCACCGTACGCGCGACACCCCACCGTCAGGTGGGTGACGAGCTTTCCCGGCCAGGGGTGATGAGGCCGGATTCGTACGCCAGTGCCACCACCTGGGCGCGGCTGGTGAGGTTGAGTTTCGTCATGGTGCGGTTGAGGTGGGTTTTGACCGTGGCTTCGCTGACGCAGAGCCGGGTGGCGATCTCGGCGTTGGACAGCGCCCGCCCGACCAGTTTGAGCACCTCGACCTCGCGGGCGGTGAGGAGGTGCAGCGCGGGCGAGAGCACGGCGGGGGACGGGTCCGTCTGACTGGTGTAGGCCTCGATCAGACGCCGGGTGACGCTGGGTGCGAAGAGCATGTCACCCGATGCGACAGTGTGGATGGCGGCGATGAGTCGTTCCGGCGGGGTGTCCTTGAGGAGGAACCCCGAGGCACCGATGCGGAGGGCGTCGTAGACGTACTTGTCCAGGTCGAAGGTGGTCAGAATGAGCACCTGGGGCCGATGGTCGCTATCCGTGGACAGGATGCGCTCGGTCGCCGCTACGCCGTTCATGCCCGGCATTCTGATGTCCATGAGGATGACGTCGGGCCGGGTGGAGGCCGCCTGGTCGATGGCCTCCTCGCCGGTCGCCGCCTCTCCGACGACGTCGAGGTCGGGGGCCGCGCGGAGCAGCGCCGCCAGGCCTGCGCGGACGAGGATCTGATCATCGACGACAAGTACCTTGATCATGTATTCGGCTTACCGTGTGACTGAGGAGGTTGGTCGTCCTGGTGCGAGGACGACAGGGGCAGGGTGACCACGACCTCGAATCCGCCTGACGGCTTCGATCCGGCTGCGACCGTTCCCTTGTAGAGCTTGACGCGTTCGCGCATGACGATCAAGCCGTGGCCGTTCTCCTGCGGGGTGGCGGCCGCCCCACGCCCGTCATCGGTGACGCGCAGTTCCAGCTCGGCGCCGTAATGGAGCGAAACCCACGCCGTGGCCGGGCCCGCGTGTTTCAGCGCATTGGTGAGGGATTCTTGAACGACGCGGTACGCGCACAGGTCGATACCGGGTGCCAGCGGTTGTACCGGGCCGGTGATCGACACCTCGACCGGCAGACCCGCCGAGCGCAGCCGTTCCACCAGTTGGTCGAGCCGTTGCAGGCCGGGTGCGGGGTCATAGCCGTCCGCGTCGTCGTCGTCCATGTCGATGCGCAGGACGGACAGCAGGCGTCTCATCTCCCCCATGGCCTCGCTGCCGGTGTCGGCGATGGTGGTGAGCGCGCTGCGTGCGGTGGCGAGATCGGAGCCGAGGACGTACCGAGCTAGCCCTGCCTGGATCACGATGACCGACATGTGGTGGGCGACCAGGTCATGCAGCTCGCGGGCGATGCGCACCCGTTCCTCGGTCACGGCGCGCCGCGCCTTGTCCTCCTGCTCATGGCGCAGCCGTTCGCTGAGGTGGGCGAGCCGCCTGTTGCGCTCGACCAGCATCCGGGTGCTGTTGCCGAACGTCCATGCGACGGCGACCATGATGCTCGTCTGCGCGAGGTTCGGCCAGGTGAACTCGTCCGGGCCGAGGAACGCCGCGTACCACAAGGAGACGGCCGGGGGCAGAACGCACGGGACGGACACGGCAGGCGATCGCCGGCCGGCCACGGTGTAGAGCGCCAGAAGCGGTGCCACCCCGTTGAGCCTGGCATCGTAACCGGCCGCGTGGAAGACGATCGAGGCGGCGCAGGAGACCATCAGCACAGTGACCGGGGCACGCCGGCGCCAGGTCAGCGCGAGGTTGGCCACAAGAGTCAACGCCACGCCGGCAATCTCCAGCGAGCGCCGCGCATAGCCCGGATCGACCGAGCCGTTGGACGAGACGAGGCCGAACGTCAGGGTGACGCCGGCGACCACGACGCCGAACAGCAGATCGGTGAGGAAGGGGTTCATCATGGCGAGCCGTCTGAGGGACGACAGCACCTTTGCGCGCATCAGCGCATGGTAACCGCGACCGGCCGCGTCACTCATCACTCATGCGGCTGACCGCCGCTACAACCTGGGCGGTATGCGCGCGGCACCGTACCGCAGCCGGTTGACCACTCGAGCGGAGCCGATACGCCGGACGTTTCGGTGGTCTCCGCAGCGCATACCGCCTGCTGTCGTCGGCTTTGGACGGAGGGCCCGGCCCGCAGGACCGAAGGGTTCTCATGTTGTGAGACCGAGCCCGCTGGGCGCGCCTCAGCTCACTGCCTGCTTCACCAGCGCGCTGATCCGCGCCTCCACCTCGGCCGTCACCTCGGCCAGGGCGAAACCGGCAGCCCACATCGTGCCGTCGTCCAGGTTCGCCTGGTCGCTGAACCCGAGCGTCGCGTAGCGCGTCTTGAACTTCGTCGCGGGCTGGAAGTGGCAGACGAGCTTGCCATCCAGCGCGTAGGCGGGCATCCCGTACCAGAGCTTCGGTGCGAGGACCGGGGCGCTGGCGGTGATGACGGCATGGACGCGCTCGGCCATGATCCGGTCCGATTCCTGCATCTCGGCGATCTTCGCGAGTACGTCCCGCAGGTCCTGCGCCGTCTTGTCCGCACGTGAGGCACGGCGCGCTGCCTTCTTCTGGTCCTGGGCGTGGTCCTTCATCGCGGCCCGCTCCTCGGCCGTGAAACCCTCGTACGTGCTGCTTGCGGTGCTGCTCATGGTGATCTCCTTGAGGATCTTGATTTTCGGAATCTTGAGAAGGGACGGCTCGTCGAGGGCGCCCCGCTGCGGGTCTCAGGCGGACGCGGTCTCCCAGACGAACCCGTCCAGGTCGGTGAAGGGTCCGGCGTCGCCGCCGAACACGATCCGGTGCGAGCCGGTGCCCTCCTCGGAGACGCCGGTGTCCTTGGCGAGGGCGCGGCGCGGGTAGAGCGCCAGCGTGACGGCCGACGACGGGGTGTCGAACTCGACGTACTTGCCGCCGAAGCTCTTCCCCACGGCCAGGCCGCGGTCGGCGTAGAAGCGCTTGCTCGCCTTGACGTCCGCCACTCCCAGCAGGAGCGCGACCTGGTCGAGGTGCAGGGCGGCAGGGCCGGTGTCCTTCTTCTTCGAGGTCGCGATCTTGCAGATCGTCCCGTCCGGGGCGCGTACGACGCCGCCGTAGCCCCAGAAGCTCTTCGTGGCCGGCTTCAGCGTCGTGGCGCCGGCGTCGAGGGCGGCGGCGATGAAGGCGTCGACGTTGCCCGGCTGGGACACCACGAGTGATAGGGCGAATCCACGGAAGCCGGTCGTCGGCGCATCCGAGGCGCGTACGTTCACGAAGGCCTCAAGGCCGAAGGCTTTGTAGAAGGCGTCCGCGGCGGTGGGGTCGGGAACTTCCAGGGTGATGGATGCGAAGGAGGTCATGGCAGGTCCTTTGGGTGAAGGGGGGTTTGTCGTCTTGTCGGTGGCCGGTGCGCGGCGGATATGGCAGGGGAGGCCGGCGCTTACCGGTCCTGGATGAGCCCGAGGACGTTGCCATCGGGGTCGGTGACGGTGGCCACCAGACGGCCGCCGCCGACCTCGTGCGCGGCCTCCTTCACGGTGGCGCCCGCGGCGGTCAGCTCGGCCAGCTTCGCCTCGATGTCCAGGACGTGCCAGTAGGCCACCGGCGAGGTCATGCCCTGCGGTCCACCGCCCGGCACCAGGCCGATGTGCTGGCCCTCGGCCTCGAAGCCCACGTAGTAGGGCGAGTCGTGCTGCGGCGCGACACCGAGCAGGGCCGCGTACACTGCCTTGGCCTTCTCCAGGTCGGACACGGGGTGCAGCACGGTCTTGATTCCCTGGGTGGACGAGCCGGTCACGGTCACTCCTGTCGGTCGTGGGTCTCATCGACCCGCTGTCTGCGTACTCACAGCTTTGCTTCCGGACCCACCGACCCACATCCGTGGTGACCACGGAACGGACCACGGATCGATGACACGGATCGCGCACGGTGGCCACTGCGGATGGCGGTGCGGAGGAAATGCGGCAAACTGGGACAGTGTTGGCAGCAGTGGAGATCTCGCCTCGGGAAGCCGAGGTACTGGAACTGGTCGGGGCCCATCTCAGCAACGCTGAGATCGCGGCGCGGCTGTTCATCTCGGTGCGTACCGTGGAGAGTCACGTCTCCTCGCTGCTGCGCAAGCTGGAGCTGCCGGATCGGCGGGCGCTCGCCCAGCGTGCGCCCGAGCCCGTCGGCGCCGGCCCGTCTCAACCGGCACCGGTTCTGCCGGCGCCGCTGACCTCGTTCATCGGGCGGGTGAGCGAGCGGGCCGAGCTGATCGAGATGATCAAGGCGCAGCGCCAGGTGACCGCGATCGGTCCCGGAGGAGTGGGCAAGACCCGGCTCGCGTTGGCAGTGGCCGCGGACGCGGCCGGCTACTACTCCGACGGGGTGTGGTTCGTCGACCTGGTCCCGGTCACCGATCCGGGCATGATCGCGACCGCGGTCGCCGGGGCGCTCGGCCTCGGTGAGCAGCCTGGGCGCGACATGACCGAGTCCGTGATCGCCGCGCTGGCCGACCGTCATGCGCTGCTGGTGCTGGACAACTGCGAGCAAGTGGTGGACGGGGTGGCGCTGTTTCTCGAGCGGGTGCTGGGGACGTGCCCTCGAGTGACGGTGCTGGCGACCAGCCGCGCACGGCTGATGGTGCCGTTCGAACGGGTGTATCCGGTCCCGCCGCTGTCGCTGGCCGTCGATGGGCAGTCGGACGCGGTCGCGTTGTTCATGGATCGGGCGGCGGCGGTCGGCCGCGCGATGGATCCTCCCCTGCGCGACCAGATCGCCTCGATCTGTGCGCGGCTGGATGGGATGGCGCTGGCGATCGAGCTGGCCGCCGCCCGGTATCCCACGCTCGGGCTGGACGGCATCACCGCCGCCCTGTCCCACCCGCTGCGGATGCTCACCGGCGGCTCCCGCGCCGATGAGCGGCATCGTTCGGTACGGGGGGCGCTGGACTGGAGCCATGCTTTGCTGGAGCCGGCCGACCGGGCGCTGCTGCGCCGGGTGTCGGTGTTCGTGGCGTCGTTCACCGCTGCCGCGGCGGCGGAGGCGGCCGGGGACGAGGAAGGCCTGGTCGCCGACGGCCTGGCCCGGCTGGCCGAACAGAGCCTGCTGGTGGTGACGGCGTCCCCGAGCGGGACCAAGTATCGGGCGCTGGAGACCATCCGCCAGTACGGGATGGAGCGGCTGTCCGAGGCCGGTGAGCTGGTCGACACTCGATCGCGCCACGTTCGCTGGTGCTTGGCCAGGGCCGCCGAGCTGGCGGTGGCACGGGCGGACTGGCGGGCCCGGTTCGACGTGGTGGCGGACGACCTGCGCGCCGCCCTGGCGTGGGCGGCCGACCAGCCGGAACAGCGTACGGACGCGTACCGTCTCGCCCGGTGCCTGGCGGAGCTGACCTTCACCCGTCGCCTGATCGGCGAGTCTCAGGGGCGCTTTGAGCAGGCCGCCGCGCTTGCCGACGACCCCGCCGCCTCCGCGTCGATGCTCCGGCAGGCCGCGGCCGTGGCCGGCTGCCGGATGCGTGGTGATGACATGGACCGGTTGCACCGCGCGGCCGCGGACGCCGCCCGCCGGTCAGGCGACGCCGCCGGCGCTGCCTGGCACCTGGCGACCGCCGCCAGCAACGCCTACCGGTTCTCCGGCAAGTTCGTACGGAAGCTGCCGCCGGAAGAGGCGATCGCGCTCATCACCCAGGCGCGGGAACTGGCCGGCGCCGACCCGGCCGCCCAGGCGGCGGTGGCGCTGGCCGAGGCCGGGCGGGCGCTCACCGACGCGTTCGGTGCCGCACAGGGCCGGGACGACGACGCGGTCCCGGTGACGGTCGCGCGCGCCGAACGAGCGGTCGAGCTCGCTCACCGCACGGGTGACCCGCTCGCCGAGTCCGCCGCGCTCGATACGCTCGCCGGCGCCCTGAGCTGGGCCGGTGACACGTTCGCCGTCGCCGCCACGGCCCGGCGCCGGGTCACGCTGCTCTCCACCACACCGGATACACCGGCGGGTACCCACGAGCTGATCGAGGCGCTGGGTGAGGCCACCGAGGCGAGCCTCGGCGTGGGGGACCTGCCGGGTGCCCGCCGGTGG includes:
- a CDS encoding sensor histidine kinase encodes the protein MIRRALDWWSEHPQLADALLAVAACTFLLVEVPYSDHSIASPGSLPVTFWGDLLAYASLALRRRYPVQVLALVWTLWFVGGRWDIWAEWNASWSELSTPTALMLVLYTAGRWTSSRWPVVFLAGTLLPTVVTVARMWAGPVFPEPPDDLFAVSFVTCAAAWGLGRLRRSEAEAVARAAARAEESKAQAALAEERIRIARELHDIVAHNVSAMVIQSSSAGVALLNDDKAGMSAAVEAIGHVGRTALAELRLLLGVLREGPTLPQPGIEAIREMTEWLPIDVRLRVEGPARQVPPDMGLAAYRIVQEALTNTLKHAGKDADAEVLLRYTADGLHIQVTDDGVGGTERGRAGAGGHGLIGIHERAEALGGTARGEPLPEGGFRVEVTLPWV
- a CDS encoding response regulator transcription factor, whose protein sequence is MIKVLVVDDQILVRAGLAALLRAAPDLDVVGEAATGEEAIDQAASTRPDVILMDIRMPGMNGVAATERILSTDSDHRPQVLILTTFDLDKYVYDALRIGASGFLLKDTPPERLIAAIHTVASGDMLFAPSVTRRLIEAYTSQTDPSPAVLSPALHLLTAREVEVLKLVGRALSNAEIATRLCVSEATVKTHLNRTMTKLNLTSRAQVVALAYESGLITPGRESSSPT
- a CDS encoding sensor histidine kinase, translating into MRAKVLSSLRRLAMMNPFLTDLLFGVVVAGVTLTFGLVSSNGSVDPGYARRSLEIAGVALTLVANLALTWRRRAPVTVLMVSCAASIVFHAAGYDARLNGVAPLLALYTVAGRRSPAVSVPCVLPPAVSLWYAAFLGPDEFTWPNLAQTSIMVAVAWTFGNSTRMLVERNRRLAHLSERLRHEQEDKARRAVTEERVRIARELHDLVAHHMSVIVIQAGLARYVLGSDLATARSALTTIADTGSEAMGEMRRLLSVLRIDMDDDDADGYDPAPGLQRLDQLVERLRSAGLPVEVSITGPVQPLAPGIDLCAYRVVQESLTNALKHAGPATAWVSLHYGAELELRVTDDGRGAAATPQENGHGLIVMRERVKLYKGTVAAGSKPSGGFEVVVTLPLSSSHQDDQPPQSHGKPNT
- a CDS encoding iron chaperone; protein product: MSSTASSTYEGFTAEERAAMKDHAQDQKKAARRASRADKTAQDLRDVLAKIAEMQESDRIMAERVHAVITASAPVLAPKLWYGMPAYALDGKLVCHFQPATKFKTRYATLGFSDQANLDDGTMWAAGFALAEVTAEVEARISALVKQAVS
- a CDS encoding glyoxalase is translated as MTSFASITLEVPDPTAADAFYKAFGLEAFVNVRASDAPTTGFRGFALSLVVSQPGNVDAFIAAALDAGATTLKPATKSFWGYGGVVRAPDGTICKIATSKKKDTGPAALHLDQVALLLGVADVKASKRFYADRGLAVGKSFGGKYVEFDTPSSAVTLALYPRRALAKDTGVSEEGTGSHRIVFGGDAGPFTDLDGFVWETASA
- a CDS encoding VOC family protein, with protein sequence MTGSSTQGIKTVLHPVSDLEKAKAVYAALLGVAPQHDSPYYVGFEAEGQHIGLVPGGGPQGMTSPVAYWHVLDIEAKLAELTAAGATVKEAAHEVGGGRLVATVTDPDGNVLGLIQDR
- a CDS encoding ATP-binding protein, which produces MLAAVEISPREAEVLELVGAHLSNAEIAARLFISVRTVESHVSSLLRKLELPDRRALAQRAPEPVGAGPSQPAPVLPAPLTSFIGRVSERAELIEMIKAQRQVTAIGPGGVGKTRLALAVAADAAGYYSDGVWFVDLVPVTDPGMIATAVAGALGLGEQPGRDMTESVIAALADRHALLVLDNCEQVVDGVALFLERVLGTCPRVTVLATSRARLMVPFERVYPVPPLSLAVDGQSDAVALFMDRAAAVGRAMDPPLRDQIASICARLDGMALAIELAAARYPTLGLDGITAALSHPLRMLTGGSRADERHRSVRGALDWSHALLEPADRALLRRVSVFVASFTAAAAAEAAGDEEGLVADGLARLAEQSLLVVTASPSGTKYRALETIRQYGMERLSEAGELVDTRSRHVRWCLARAAELAVARADWRARFDVVADDLRAALAWAADQPEQRTDAYRLARCLAELTFTRRLIGESQGRFEQAAALADDPAASASMLRQAAAVAGCRMRGDDMDRLHRAAADAARRSGDAAGAAWHLATAASNAYRFSGKFVRKLPPEEAIALITQARELAGADPAAQAAVALAEAGRALTDAFGAAQGRDDDAVPVTVARAERAVELAHRTGDPLAESAALDTLAGALSWAGDTFAVAATARRRVTLLSTTPDTPAGTHELIEALGEATEASLGVGDLPGARRWARQLADHPLLAEVGHRATGWLLVADTLAGNVDEVLTGSVRFLDAWQRAGSPARSILGPPTAAVATIHGLRDDQDARREWSAVLGQLDSSPGNTYGYGAVFDAMLLLHRGQAPEALERMAPEPGEVWQWVTWIWLHWYVALRAEAAVLARGSDAGDRLAEARTVVAGNPVAGALVERTQALLDHDQERLLATVSAFDAAGCRYQSARTLVLAGGDHAVRGAAALADLGFAPMALPRHP